A genomic window from Elaeis guineensis isolate ETL-2024a chromosome 3, EG11, whole genome shotgun sequence includes:
- the LOC105042187 gene encoding UPF0481 protein At3g47200-like — MASGEWSWVADFSSQVKNVNPSDELELWRKQSIYRVPACIKDLNSKAYKPQVVSFGPFHHGEAQVMPMEEHKHRALLHFLKRSVKPLEDFVTEMEEVVEQLQDAYQNLDEHWRRGRQEFLQLMIVDGCFMLEIMRVSTGRSNDYTFNDPIFSSHGVLYTVPYIRRDMLMIENQLPLLVLEKLVAVETGKSRIDDQINKQVLKFYAPIARPPPPGLGLGLHPLDLFRRSLLHGPTHRSPTRSETGSSEIIRSAVELYEAGIRFKRSKTSSLRDIKFSHGVLSLPVIVVDDNTEFMFLNLMAFERLHVGAGNEVTSYVFFMDNIIDSAKDVSLLNFRGIIQNAIGSDKAVAKLFNSLSKDVVLDPESSLDHVHREVNEYCRKRWNMWRANLIHTYFRSPWAFLSLAAAIFLLLNTVAQTLYTVLSYYQQLESGGSPPSPPELAPPPFHSPH; from the exons ATGGCCTCAGGAGAGTGGAGCTGGGTGGCCGACTTCAGTAGCCAGGTCAAGAACGTGAATCCCTCGGACGAGCTGGAGCTCTGGAGGAAGCAATCCATCTACAGGGTGCCTGCATGCATCAAGGATCTCAACAGCAAAGCCTACAAGCCTCAGGTGGTGTCATTTGGGCCCTTCCACCACGGCGAAGCCCAGGTGATGCCCATGGAAGAGCACAAGCACAGAGCCCTCCTCCACTTCCTCAAGAGGTCGGTGAAGCCCTTGGAAGACTTCGTGACTGAAATGGAGGAGGTGGTGGAGCAACTGCAGGATGCCTATCAGAACCTCGACGAGCACTGGAGGAGAGGTAGACAGGAATTCTTGCAGCTTATGATTGTTGATGGATGTTTCATGCTTGAAATCATGCGTGTCTCCACCGGGCGCTCCAATGATTATACCTTCAACGATCCCATCTTTAGCAGTCATGGGGTGCTCTACACTGTGCCTTACATAAGGAGGGACATGCTGATGATCGAGAACCAGTTACCTTTGTTGGTTCTGGAGAAGCTGGTTGCCGTTGAAACCGGCAAATCTAGG ATCGATGATCAGATCAACAAGCAGGTTCTCAAGTTCTACGCTCCCATCGCCCGGCCCCCGCCGCCGGGCCTAGGCCTAGGCCTCCACCCCCTCGACCTCTTCCGCAGGAGCTTGCTCCATGGCCCTACCCACCGCTCCCCCACCCGGTCGGAGACGGGGTCCAGCGAGATCATCCGGTCGGCGGTGGAGCTGTACGAGGCTGGCATCCGGTTCAAGAGGAGCAAGACGAGCAGCCTCCGTGACATCAAGTTCAGCCACGGCGTCCTCAGCCTCCCCGTCATCGTCGTCGACGACAACACCGAGTTCATGTTCCTCAACCTCATGGCCTTCGAGCGCCTCCACGTCGGCGCCGGCAACGAGGTCACCTCCTACGTCTTCTTCATGGACAACATCATCGACTCTGCCAAGGATGTCAGCTTGCTGAATTTCAGGGGGATCATCCAGAACGCCATCGGGAGCGACAAGGCCGTGGCCAAGCTGTTCAACAGCCTTTCCAAGGACGTGGTGCTGGACCCGGAGAGCAGCCTGGACCACGTGCACCGCGAGGTGAACGAGTATTGCCGCAAGAGGTGGAACATGTGGCGGGCCAATCTCATCCACACCTACTTCAGGAGCCCATGGGCTTTCCTCTCCCTGGCCGCTGCCATCTTTCTCCTCCTGAACACGGTGGCACAGACCCTTTACACCGTCTTATCTTACTACCAACagttggagagtggtggctccccTCCTTCGCCGCCCGAGCTCGCGCCACCTCCATTCCATTCTCCCCATTGA
- the LOC140856190 gene encoding cytidine deaminase 1-like gives MSGRIYIGVNVEFPGLPLHHCIHAEQLLITNTTIHGEAGIQCITVSSAPCGHCCQFLKELCGAVEIQILMRDLMESYWTGIVGGWHFQWSHGRGDKMEISALAEPPFDTYIFVALTDELKDEANSLAGGFLANHVLRDDTGF, from the exons ATGAGTGGTAGGATCTACATCGGGGTGAATGTGGAGTTCCCTGGGCTGCCGCTCCACCATTGCATTCACGCTGAGCAGCTCCTAATCACCAACACCACTATTCATGGTGAAGCCGGGATCCAATGCATCACTGTCTCCTCCGCTCCTTGCGGTCATTGCTGCCAGTTCCTCAAGGAGCTCTGTGGGGCAGTGGAGATCCAGATCCTCATGAGAGATTTAATGGAAA GCTACTGGACGGGGATTGTCGGTGGATGGCATTTTCAGTGGAGTCATGGTAGAGGTGATAAAATGGAGATTTCTGCATTGGCAGAGCCTCCATTTGACACATATATCTTTGTTGCCCTTACAGATGAGCTAAAGGATGAGGCCAACAGCCTTGCGGGTGGATTCCTGGCCAACCATGTCCTCAGAGATGATACAGGCTTCTAG